A single Leptospira kirschneri serovar Cynopteri str. 3522 CT DNA region contains:
- a CDS encoding sensor histidine kinase — MKSKPKILIVDDKPENLIALEVVLKDLDVELVKALSGNEALKAILRHEFALALLDIQMPEMDGYELAGIIREENKTAELPFIFISAVYTDNLNVFKGYEKGAFSFITKPFQPEILINKVQFFIDKHLQDAALHELNENLRQKNLELEYSNKELDAFTYSVSHDLKAPLRAIRGYTKILKEDYEEKLDEEGKRVLGLIIDNSLKMSNLIDSLLLLSKLGKKDMKKKPIDMDQLVNTILQEFQEDLKNGKPSLEIKKLPSIMGDAELLKQVLINLISNAIKYSSKKESPKIEIGSSTNEKEITYYVKDNGAGFNMQYVNKLFGVFQRLHENSEFEGIGIGLAIVQRIVLRHGGRVWAEGELNRGATFFFSLPI, encoded by the coding sequence ATGAAGTCAAAACCGAAAATACTAATCGTAGACGATAAGCCTGAAAATCTGATCGCCCTAGAAGTTGTGTTAAAGGATTTAGACGTGGAGTTAGTCAAGGCTTTGAGTGGAAATGAAGCTTTAAAGGCGATTTTACGTCATGAATTCGCTCTGGCGTTATTGGATATACAGATGCCGGAAATGGACGGATATGAATTAGCGGGAATTATACGTGAAGAAAACAAAACGGCGGAATTACCGTTTATTTTTATATCTGCGGTTTATACGGATAATTTAAACGTGTTTAAAGGATATGAAAAAGGAGCATTTAGCTTTATCACAAAACCGTTTCAACCGGAAATATTGATCAATAAGGTTCAGTTCTTTATAGACAAACATCTTCAAGATGCCGCATTACACGAATTAAATGAAAATCTAAGACAGAAAAATTTGGAATTGGAATATTCGAACAAAGAGTTAGACGCGTTTACTTATTCTGTATCTCATGATTTAAAAGCTCCTTTGAGGGCTATAAGAGGTTACACAAAGATATTAAAGGAAGATTATGAAGAAAAGTTAGATGAGGAGGGAAAAAGGGTTCTAGGTTTAATCATAGATAATTCTTTAAAGATGAGTAATTTAATCGATAGTCTTTTGCTTTTGTCTAAGTTAGGAAAAAAAGATATGAAGAAAAAGCCGATCGATATGGATCAATTAGTAAATACGATTCTACAAGAATTTCAAGAAGATTTGAAAAATGGAAAACCAAGTTTAGAAATAAAAAAACTTCCTTCGATTATGGGAGACGCTGAATTGCTCAAACAAGTACTGATTAATCTTATATCCAATGCGATTAAATATTCTTCTAAAAAGGAAAGTCCGAAGATAGAGATAGGTTCGTCTACAAATGAAAAAGAAATTACGTATTACGTAAAAGATAACGGTGCCGGTTTTAATATGCAGTATGTGAATAAGTTGTTTGGAGTATTTCAAAGATTGCATGAGAACAGTGAATTTGAAGGAATCGGAATCGGATTGGCGATCGTTCAGAGAATCGTTTTGCGTCACGGAGGAAGGGTTTGGGCCGAAGGGGAGTTAAACCGTGGTGCGACATTTTTTTTCTCTTTACCTATATAA
- a CDS encoding SUMF1/EgtB/PvdO family nonheme iron enzyme: MSSIPINAVKFISFLFLAGLFNFYNLSAKDTAITFDDQQSILNWFDAEAFCRNQGKRLPEYKEMESAKKSGITSQWKEKNDKDSIARPEYWVSNDVVKEASFFPIYFEYTDLQMMADKKSKKLVRCVKDSAMERRIASSKSIENWSSYL; the protein is encoded by the coding sequence ATGAGCTCTATTCCTATCAATGCGGTAAAATTTATATCATTCCTTTTCTTAGCCGGTTTATTCAATTTTTATAATTTGTCTGCGAAAGATACTGCAATCACCTTTGATGATCAGCAGAGTATTTTGAATTGGTTTGATGCGGAAGCATTCTGCAGAAATCAAGGAAAACGTTTGCCGGAATACAAGGAAATGGAATCCGCTAAGAAATCCGGAATTACGAGTCAATGGAAAGAAAAAAATGATAAAGATTCAATTGCGAGACCGGAATACTGGGTTTCGAACGATGTCGTAAAGGAAGCGAGTTTTTTCCCGATTTATTTTGAATACACCGATCTTCAAATGATGGCTGATAAAAAATCAAAGAAGTTGGTCCGCTGTGTAAAGGATTCGGCGATGGAAAGAAGAATTGCATCTTCAAAATCGATCGAAAACTGGAGTTCTTATCTATGA
- a CDS encoding flagellar hook-basal body protein gives MLRGMYTGANGMIIQQTRMDVISNNLANVDKTAFKRDTTLFKTFPELLLHRFDEDGVGKVPMGSFDTAPVVGKLGLGGEVNEIYTRFEQGAVKKTENPFDLMLQDKPGNEHPAFFSVMTNRGERLSRSGAFVLDTNGYLVTPQGFPLLGENGLIRVARGNFLIKENGEVWINGEIGNDPVNGTSIDKNRFETPVLLDKIKIRTVENPRHLDKEGDSFYADTPESGEPVPFDLKDEPSVLQGYLEASNVSVVTEMVEMIEVNRSYEANQKTVQTQDSLLGKLINEVLR, from the coding sequence ATGCTCAGAGGAATGTACACAGGCGCCAATGGAATGATTATTCAGCAAACTAGAATGGATGTAATTTCCAATAATCTTGCCAATGTGGATAAGACTGCTTTTAAAAGAGACACGACCTTATTTAAAACATTTCCGGAACTTCTACTCCATCGTTTCGACGAAGACGGAGTCGGCAAGGTGCCTATGGGTTCCTTCGACACAGCGCCTGTGGTCGGCAAACTAGGATTAGGCGGAGAAGTAAACGAGATCTATACGCGTTTCGAGCAAGGAGCCGTTAAAAAAACGGAAAATCCTTTTGACTTGATGCTCCAAGATAAACCCGGTAACGAACATCCAGCATTCTTTTCCGTTATGACAAACAGAGGTGAACGTCTCTCTAGAAGCGGCGCTTTTGTGTTGGACACAAACGGCTATCTTGTCACTCCGCAAGGTTTTCCTTTGTTAGGCGAAAATGGTCTAATCCGAGTTGCAAGAGGCAATTTCTTAATTAAAGAAAACGGCGAGGTCTGGATCAACGGAGAAATCGGTAACGATCCAGTTAATGGAACCTCTATCGATAAGAATCGTTTTGAAACCCCGGTATTATTGGATAAAATTAAAATTCGTACAGTTGAAAATCCACGCCATCTTGATAAAGAAGGTGATTCTTTTTATGCCGATACTCCAGAGTCCGGGGAACCAGTTCCTTTTGATCTTAAGGACGAACCTTCGGTTCTACAAGGTTACCTAGAAGCGTCTAACGTGAGTGTTGTGACTGAAATGGTAGAAATGATCGAAGTCAACCGCTCTTACGAAGCCAATCAAAAGACGGTTCAGACACAAGATAGTTTACTTGGAAAATTGATAAACGAAGTATTGAGGTAA
- a CDS encoding restriction endonuclease — MTLIRVMLQKYYELCRELHSAGGPEGHGLLFEEIIFFEQDILSKYSLPPTLENQTILWVDNPFAVSEKMIERCLVNLEKAMKSYTRQPAKSRLAILTEAVTKADANPFEFLPRIGIATHSYTIFLFEKKLICGQESVSDVLSEMLLAENHLQELGLLENGEEGSKQNYLRYTSLKELPFRYLDDFLYTKGKDFSYIHLLELDLIKDKIWELTHDSNGDRLPELDDKLWIVNILHTYRKSYQLHILFEYWYARRKIPDYLKELFFIDKRLNGQLFEHYIGTLLEFIFCYRLIPTRLTGDLGIDLILQPDFELLKRHGILFDHGATYQVFVQTKFYDPQKKANLDKADWIQFCQLIREYSKVNYAGNVGLFIYTKTLDRQRKEELMTYGFPDCFLIDLNDLQNIIQKSLKILKTLEQLASNKLENISISLNVCEQIREELLGYFFLHEKDKFALKFLFQNIQIL, encoded by the coding sequence ATGACATTAATTCGTGTAATGCTCCAGAAATATTATGAATTATGTAGAGAGCTACATAGTGCTGGCGGACCAGAAGGCCATGGCTTATTATTTGAAGAAATTATATTTTTTGAACAAGATATTCTTAGCAAATATTCATTACCTCCGACTTTAGAAAATCAAACTATCCTTTGGGTTGATAATCCATTTGCGGTTTCTGAAAAAATGATCGAGCGATGCTTGGTTAATTTGGAAAAAGCAATGAAATCTTATACTCGACAACCTGCAAAAAGTCGGCTGGCGATTTTAACAGAAGCTGTAACTAAAGCTGATGCAAATCCATTTGAGTTTTTACCGAGAATTGGAATTGCGACGCATTCATATACGATCTTTTTGTTTGAGAAAAAACTAATTTGTGGACAAGAAAGTGTTTCGGATGTCTTATCAGAAATGCTACTAGCCGAGAATCACTTGCAAGAACTGGGCCTCCTTGAAAATGGAGAAGAAGGTTCCAAACAAAACTATTTAAGATATACGAGTCTTAAGGAACTTCCCTTTCGATACCTTGATGACTTTCTTTATACAAAGGGTAAGGATTTTTCATATATTCATTTGCTGGAGCTAGATTTAATTAAGGATAAAATTTGGGAGCTAACCCATGATTCAAATGGAGATCGTTTACCCGAGCTTGATGATAAGCTTTGGATCGTGAATATCCTTCATACTTACCGAAAAAGTTATCAATTGCATATTCTTTTTGAATATTGGTATGCTCGAAGAAAAATCCCTGATTATTTGAAAGAATTGTTTTTTATAGACAAACGTTTAAACGGCCAGCTTTTCGAACATTATATAGGAACTTTACTTGAATTTATTTTTTGTTATCGTCTAATTCCGACAAGGTTGACAGGTGATTTAGGGATCGATTTAATATTACAGCCTGATTTTGAACTTTTAAAACGGCATGGAATTTTGTTTGATCATGGAGCGACTTATCAGGTTTTCGTACAAACGAAATTTTATGACCCACAAAAAAAAGCTAACCTAGACAAAGCAGACTGGATTCAATTTTGTCAATTAATCAGAGAATATTCTAAGGTAAACTATGCAGGTAATGTAGGATTATTTATATATACGAAGACTCTTGATCGTCAACGTAAAGAAGAATTGATGACCTACGGATTTCCGGATTGTTTTCTTATTGATTTGAATGATCTCCAAAATATAATCCAAAAATCTCTTAAAATACTTAAAACCTTGGAACAATTGGCTTCTAATAAATTAGAAAATATTTCTATTTCACTTAACGTATGTGAACAAATTAGAGAAGAACTTCTAGGTTATTTTTTCTTGCATGAAAAAGATAAATTTGCTTTGAAATTTTTATTTCAAAACATTCAAATATTATAA
- a CDS encoding phytoene desaturase family protein, which yields MNIDQIGNEFDIIFIGSGMGSLCAASLLAQSYGKKILMIEKHSQPGGFTHEFQRKQGKYHWDVGIHYVGDMQDEGLCRKISDKITRKKVQWKRMPEPFEKLIFPSVSFDIYGDPEKFKSDLGNKFPEEIEAIDRYFKDIKKTSNLFGKSIMMRLAPPSLDSVAGLLGESKIFTLKEYLDANFRSQELKGILAAQWGDYGLPPSKVAFAMHATLVQHYLHGGYYPIGGAGKIFDAIEPILEEFGGAVLSSVEVKEILIKDGKTVGVKAKALRGEGSERDFSAPIVVSCAGAYPTYTKLIPENYPISFRKSLKEFYNKEKMTTSVCLYLGLSESPAKFGFKGENYWIFSSSDHDQNFSERNDWIGSNGEIPNLYLSFPSLKNPEAKSHTMDVITFTDYDHFSPWKSEPWKRRGEEYKQLKEKITERILTTLESRFPGIRKIVEYAELSTPITNEHFTSHPDGAIYGLACVPERYKKEECPWFNVRTPIEGLYLTGADAASPGVAGAMMGGLASALAITGSGELLKELRN from the coding sequence ATGAATATCGATCAAATAGGAAACGAGTTCGATATAATATTTATAGGTTCAGGAATGGGAAGCCTCTGTGCCGCCAGTCTTTTAGCCCAATCTTACGGTAAAAAAATCCTGATGATAGAAAAACATTCCCAACCCGGCGGTTTCACGCACGAGTTTCAAAGAAAGCAGGGAAAGTATCATTGGGACGTGGGAATTCATTACGTTGGAGACATGCAAGACGAAGGTCTTTGCAGAAAAATTTCCGATAAGATCACTCGAAAAAAAGTTCAATGGAAACGAATGCCGGAACCTTTTGAAAAATTGATTTTCCCTTCCGTATCATTCGACATCTACGGCGATCCTGAAAAATTCAAATCTGATCTTGGAAATAAATTTCCAGAAGAAATAGAAGCGATCGATCGTTATTTCAAGGATATCAAAAAGACTTCGAATCTGTTCGGCAAATCGATCATGATGCGCTTAGCTCCTCCTTCCTTGGATTCAGTGGCTGGGCTTTTAGGAGAATCGAAAATTTTCACTCTCAAGGAATATTTAGACGCGAACTTTCGCAGTCAGGAATTGAAGGGAATTCTTGCGGCTCAATGGGGAGATTACGGCTTGCCTCCTTCCAAGGTGGCCTTTGCGATGCACGCTACTCTCGTGCAACACTATCTTCACGGCGGTTATTATCCGATCGGAGGCGCGGGAAAAATTTTCGATGCGATCGAACCGATTCTGGAAGAATTCGGAGGCGCCGTTCTATCCTCCGTAGAAGTTAAAGAAATTCTAATAAAGGATGGAAAGACCGTCGGAGTCAAAGCCAAGGCTCTTCGAGGAGAAGGATCCGAACGGGATTTTTCAGCGCCGATCGTAGTCTCTTGTGCGGGAGCTTACCCCACATATACGAAGTTGATTCCGGAGAATTATCCGATATCGTTTCGAAAAAGTCTAAAAGAATTTTATAATAAAGAAAAGATGACCACGAGCGTTTGTCTTTATCTCGGCCTATCCGAAAGTCCGGCAAAGTTCGGTTTCAAAGGAGAGAATTATTGGATCTTCTCATCAAGCGATCACGATCAAAACTTTTCGGAAAGAAACGATTGGATCGGATCGAACGGAGAAATTCCAAACCTCTATCTTTCTTTTCCGAGTTTGAAAAATCCCGAAGCAAAAAGTCATACGATGGATGTGATCACGTTTACGGATTACGATCATTTTTCTCCGTGGAAATCGGAACCTTGGAAACGAAGAGGAGAAGAATACAAACAACTTAAAGAGAAAATTACGGAACGAATTCTAACAACTTTGGAATCTCGTTTTCCCGGAATCAGAAAAATCGTGGAATACGCCGAACTTTCGACTCCGATCACAAACGAACATTTCACTTCCCATCCGGACGGAGCGATCTATGGTTTGGCCTGCGTTCCAGAACGATACAAAAAGGAAGAATGTCCTTGGTTCAACGTTCGAACTCCGATCGAAGGATTGTATCTTACGGGAGCGGACGCCGCTTCTCCGGGTGTGGCGGGAGCAATGATGGGTGGACTTGCATCGGCTCTTGCGATTACCGGAAGCGGTGAACTTCTGAAGGAACTGCGCAACTAA
- a CDS encoding response regulator, with the protein MTIRGKLIIGFSIILGMLLISVLFVLDMVSDSNDRLKRIVDISAKKVNLSHEILIGVLEASRHEKNIIIERDPIKMVYYRDRIYRAVDSVDQNTIELQSYTEAQGGETLQDFISLWTAYKSDLAQIVSLSLENNKGRAFEISIRKGLTIRDSIIKTLSYLIKKSEENMQSDKEENERKYYLTFLFFIILVLASLFIEIAVSYWIIRTIGNRIQFISQEAEKIANREFSDVPFAGVYKDELQPIYQFLNKIRESFKEITDNANNVASGNYFVDFVPKSEKDVLGNSLRMMTSSLRKKTQENEKHNWMTNGQNFLNEKLRGDKTESLLAKDVITFLSNYLNANVGAIYLCDDSECSLSVFGKYGFISEDRSSERFALNEGLIGQVAAEQKRIFLTNVEEESIRILSGILNTKPRQILIVPFVFEGKTQGVIELGKLDSFSSSEIEFIESSVQSIGISFNSARARRKIQELLEQTRIQSEELQTQQEELRQMNEELEEQTQVLRQQQEELKVSNEELEEQTHILEMKNKEVELAKSDIEQKTKQLELSGKYKSEFLANMSHELRTPLNSLLILSKDLADNKRKNLSEDQVESANIIYKSGHDLLILINDVLDLSKIESGKMSVNVERVTLRKFAKELISAFKLQATEKKLDLDLIFEDDLPEVIRTDSHRLNQILKNLISNALKFTERGKVQLEIKRQNKNKILFSVIDSGIGIPEEKHSAIFEAFQQADGSTSRKYGGTGLGLSISRELTKLLGGEIFLKSKVNQGSTFSLSLPIEINEIPISEKENEVVHNSVDSIQNEFINYPTLQDDRNQIGENDKVLLVIEDDLKFASILIKQANEKGFKCISAATGEDGLILTRKYKPHAIILDLDLPGIKGQTVLNELKTDQSVRHIPVHIISANEYSLELIRGGAVEHIRKPIHKKELDEAFNRIENFINRKMKNLLIIEDDSNSRKMMLKLIGNGDVKCFEADSGKEALRIYAENYFDCIILDIGLPDMSGFDLIQEMEKIKKEQIPPIVIYTGRELTKEEDKELQKYSESIIIKGIKSEERLLDETALFLHRMINNLPESKQNIINNLYDKDAVLFQKKILLVDDDMRNVFALSKILSEKGMNVLKAEDGNSALELLSKNEDVDLVLMDIMMPEMDGYETMKKIREISKYKNLTIIALTAKAMQNDRQKCIEAGANDYIPKPVDVERLFSLMRVWLSK; encoded by the coding sequence ATGACCATTCGAGGAAAGCTGATCATAGGATTTTCCATCATTCTAGGGATGTTGCTGATCAGTGTTTTATTTGTTTTAGATATGGTTTCCGATTCCAACGATAGATTAAAACGAATCGTAGATATATCCGCAAAAAAAGTGAATTTATCTCATGAAATTTTGATCGGCGTTTTAGAAGCTTCGCGCCACGAAAAAAATATCATTATAGAAAGGGACCCTATAAAGATGGTCTATTATAGAGATCGAATTTATAGAGCGGTGGATTCAGTAGATCAAAATACGATCGAATTACAAAGTTATACGGAAGCTCAAGGAGGGGAAACACTTCAAGACTTTATATCTTTATGGACGGCGTATAAATCGGATTTGGCTCAAATCGTTTCTCTTTCTTTGGAAAATAACAAAGGTAGGGCGTTTGAAATTTCTATTCGTAAAGGCCTTACGATACGAGACTCTATTATTAAAACGTTAAGTTATCTGATTAAAAAAAGTGAAGAGAACATGCAATCCGATAAAGAGGAAAACGAAAGAAAATATTATCTGACGTTTCTTTTTTTTATTATACTTGTTTTAGCAAGTTTGTTTATAGAAATTGCGGTTTCTTATTGGATCATCAGAACGATAGGTAATAGAATTCAATTTATTTCTCAAGAAGCCGAAAAAATTGCAAATAGGGAATTTTCGGACGTTCCGTTTGCGGGAGTCTATAAAGATGAACTTCAACCGATTTATCAATTCTTAAACAAAATTCGGGAAAGTTTTAAGGAAATAACGGATAACGCGAATAACGTGGCTTCTGGAAATTATTTCGTAGACTTTGTTCCTAAATCGGAGAAGGACGTTTTAGGAAATTCTCTACGTATGATGACTTCCTCTCTTAGAAAAAAAACTCAGGAAAATGAAAAACACAATTGGATGACAAACGGTCAAAACTTTCTCAACGAAAAATTAAGAGGGGATAAGACCGAATCATTACTTGCAAAAGACGTAATTACTTTTTTATCCAATTATCTAAATGCAAACGTAGGAGCTATTTATCTTTGTGACGATTCGGAATGTAGCCTATCTGTTTTCGGAAAATACGGTTTTATTTCTGAGGATCGTTCTTCCGAAAGATTTGCGCTTAACGAAGGTTTGATCGGACAGGTTGCAGCCGAACAAAAACGGATCTTTTTAACAAATGTAGAAGAAGAATCTATTCGCATCTTATCAGGAATACTGAATACAAAACCGAGACAAATATTAATAGTTCCTTTTGTATTCGAAGGAAAAACACAAGGTGTAATTGAATTGGGGAAGCTGGATTCTTTTTCCTCTTCTGAAATCGAATTTATAGAATCTTCCGTTCAAAGTATAGGAATCAGCTTTAATTCCGCCAGAGCCAGAAGAAAAATCCAAGAGCTTTTGGAACAAACACGTATACAGAGCGAGGAACTTCAGACTCAGCAGGAAGAATTGAGGCAGATGAACGAGGAGTTGGAAGAACAAACTCAGGTTTTGAGACAACAACAGGAAGAATTAAAAGTTTCTAATGAAGAGTTGGAAGAGCAAACACATATTTTAGAAATGAAAAATAAGGAAGTAGAATTAGCAAAAAGTGATATAGAACAAAAAACGAAACAATTGGAGCTTTCGGGTAAGTATAAATCCGAATTTTTGGCGAACATGTCTCATGAACTCAGGACTCCTTTGAATAGTCTTTTGATTCTTTCCAAGGACTTAGCAGACAATAAAAGAAAAAATCTTTCCGAAGATCAGGTAGAAAGTGCAAACATTATCTATAAAAGTGGGCACGATCTATTGATTTTAATCAACGATGTATTAGATTTATCCAAAATAGAATCCGGGAAAATGTCGGTTAACGTAGAAAGGGTGACTTTGAGAAAATTCGCAAAAGAATTAATAAGCGCATTTAAACTACAGGCCACGGAGAAAAAGTTAGATTTGGATTTGATTTTTGAAGACGATCTCCCGGAAGTAATTCGAACCGACTCTCATCGATTAAATCAAATTTTAAAAAATTTGATCTCTAACGCGTTAAAGTTTACGGAACGAGGAAAGGTTCAACTAGAGATCAAAAGACAAAACAAAAATAAAATCCTATTTTCGGTGATTGATTCCGGGATTGGAATTCCAGAAGAAAAACATTCAGCTATTTTTGAAGCGTTTCAACAAGCTGATGGAAGTACTAGTAGAAAATACGGTGGAACTGGACTCGGTCTATCTATTTCCAGAGAACTTACCAAACTACTAGGAGGAGAAATTTTTCTTAAAAGTAAAGTAAACCAAGGTTCTACGTTTTCCTTATCACTTCCGATCGAAATCAACGAAATTCCAATTTCGGAAAAAGAAAACGAAGTTGTTCATAACTCGGTTGATTCTATCCAAAACGAATTTATCAATTATCCAACTTTACAGGACGATAGAAATCAAATCGGAGAGAACGATAAGGTTCTTTTGGTTATCGAAGACGATTTAAAATTTGCTTCTATATTGATTAAACAGGCAAATGAAAAGGGATTCAAATGTATTTCCGCCGCGACTGGAGAAGACGGATTGATTCTTACTCGAAAATACAAACCTCACGCGATTATTCTTGATTTAGATCTGCCTGGAATAAAAGGACAAACCGTATTAAACGAATTAAAGACCGATCAATCCGTTAGACATATTCCGGTTCACATAATTTCCGCAAATGAATATTCTCTCGAACTCATTCGAGGAGGTGCGGTAGAACATATTAGAAAACCAATCCATAAAAAGGAGTTAGACGAAGCGTTTAATCGGATCGAAAATTTCATCAATAGAAAGATGAAAAATCTTTTAATCATAGAAGACGATTCAAATTCGAGAAAGATGATGCTCAAGTTGATAGGAAACGGAGACGTTAAATGTTTCGAAGCGGATTCTGGTAAGGAAGCTCTTAGAATTTACGCTGAAAATTATTTTGATTGTATCATTTTGGATATAGGACTTCCCGATATGAGTGGTTTTGATCTGATCCAAGAAATGGAAAAGATCAAGAAGGAACAGATACCTCCTATCGTCATCTATACGGGGAGGGAACTTACAAAAGAAGAAGATAAAGAACTTCAGAAATATTCTGAAAGTATCATTATCAAAGGTATCAAATCCGAAGAAAGATTATTGGACGAGACCGCGTTATTTCTTCATAGGATGATTAATAATCTTCCAGAATCAAAACAGAATATTATAAATAACTTATATGATAAGGATGCGGTTTTATTTCAAAAGAAAATACTTTTGGTTGACGACGACATGAGAAACGTTTTTGCTTTATCTAAAATACTCAGTGAAAAAGGAATGAACGTTTTAAAGGCGGAGGATGGGAACAGCGCTTTGGAATTACTTTCTAAAAACGAAGACGTAGACCTGGTTCTTATGGATATAATGATGCCTGAGATGGACGGTTACGAAACGATGAAAAAGATCCGAGAAATTTCGAAGTATAAAAATCTTACTATTATCGCTTTGACTGCGAAAGCGATGCAAAACGATCGACAGAAATGTATAGAGGCAGGTGCAAATGATTATATACCCAAGCCGGTTGACGTAGAACGTTTGTTTTCTTTGATGAGGGTTTGGTTAAGTAAATAG
- the perRA gene encoding peroxide-responsive transcriptional repressor PerRA, producing the protein MKDSYERSKKILENAGINVTVQRLQMANLLLSKPQHLTADQVFQLINEHMPNASRATIFNNLKLFAEKGIVNILELKSGITLYDSNVIHHHHAIDEETGEIYDISLDSKLQEKVLLELKQDFKLKTGTSLENCNLSITLKGKITP; encoded by the coding sequence ATGAAGGATTCTTATGAAAGAAGCAAAAAAATTTTAGAGAACGCAGGAATCAACGTCACCGTACAAAGATTACAAATGGCAAATCTATTGCTTTCTAAACCTCAACACCTCACTGCCGACCAGGTTTTCCAGCTAATCAATGAACATATGCCAAATGCTTCTCGTGCCACTATATTCAATAATTTGAAACTATTTGCAGAAAAAGGTATCGTAAATATTTTAGAACTAAAATCCGGAATTACTCTATATGATTCGAACGTAATCCATCATCATCACGCAATTGACGAAGAAACGGGAGAAATCTACGATATAAGTCTGGATTCTAAACTTCAAGAAAAAGTTCTTCTAGAGTTAAAACAAGATTTTAAACTGAAAACCGGAACTTCTTTAGAAAACTGTAATTTATCCATTACACTTAAAGGTAAAATAACTCCATAA
- a CDS encoding TetR/AcrR family transcriptional regulator — MKKSPDKNSYHHGDLKKALLEASLRILKDEGYKALSLRKAATYAGVSQSAPYRHYEDLESLYADIAEEGFRMLAERQKKLQVKYRTKPLLLFRESGVCYVEFALEFPDLFRIMYGNQIESHSKYKSLVKTEDESFRIIVEIIRDCQLAGVIRTDDVVSSATSAWTMVHGIAVLLAGKQVMFRSVDLKEARRITKELIHYLYIGMKSDETSSKRSY; from the coding sequence ATGAAAAAATCTCCGGATAAAAATTCATATCATCACGGTGATCTGAAAAAAGCCTTATTAGAGGCTTCGCTCCGCATTTTGAAAGACGAGGGTTATAAGGCTTTGAGTCTTCGAAAGGCCGCGACGTACGCTGGCGTAAGTCAATCCGCTCCTTATCGTCACTATGAGGATTTGGAATCCTTATATGCGGATATCGCGGAAGAAGGTTTTAGGATGCTCGCCGAACGTCAAAAAAAACTTCAGGTCAAATACAGAACAAAACCTCTTCTCTTATTCCGCGAATCCGGCGTTTGTTACGTGGAGTTCGCTTTAGAATTTCCCGATCTTTTCCGCATCATGTACGGGAATCAAATCGAAAGCCATTCCAAATACAAATCCTTAGTTAAAACGGAGGATGAATCGTTTCGGATCATCGTCGAGATCATTCGTGATTGTCAATTGGCCGGCGTTATCCGAACCGACGACGTGGTAAGTTCAGCGACGTCCGCTTGGACCATGGTTCACGGCATTGCGGTACTTTTGGCGGGAAAACAAGTGATGTTTCGGTCCGTCGATTTGAAGGAAGCAAGAAGAATCACGAAAGAACTGATCCATTATCTTTACATCGGAATGAAGTCGGATGAAACTTCTTCGAAGCGTTCGTATTGA
- a CDS encoding ankyrin repeat domain-containing protein, with the protein MNQSTEAQGKNISDKTIPEFSKAWIEYQKSMQQENPCFDSARRGDVNALKRQIVSLKHLDEKNRKGHTLLMLAAYNGWEEVSQFLISQGANVNSTDQEGNSILMGAAFKGHVRIVEILLNAGANRNYKNSKGQDAFQFSNMFGRAEVSNLLSGSKLTRLKRFLIFFKSWILYIVQFTKGEKQ; encoded by the coding sequence ATGAATCAATCAACTGAAGCTCAAGGAAAGAATATTTCTGATAAAACGATTCCGGAATTTTCCAAAGCCTGGATCGAGTATCAAAAAAGTATGCAGCAAGAAAATCCATGTTTTGATTCCGCAAGACGTGGGGATGTAAATGCCCTCAAACGACAGATTGTTTCTTTGAAACACTTGGACGAAAAAAATCGAAAAGGTCACACCTTATTGATGTTAGCTGCTTATAACGGGTGGGAAGAGGTCAGTCAATTTTTAATTTCTCAAGGTGCAAACGTAAATTCTACGGATCAAGAAGGAAATTCTATATTAATGGGAGCTGCTTTTAAAGGTCACGTAAGGATTGTGGAAATTCTTTTAAACGCAGGGGCGAATAGAAACTATAAAAACTCAAAGGGGCAAGACGCATTTCAATTTTCTAATATGTTTGGTAGAGCGGAAGTAAGTAATCTTTTAAGCGGATCTAAATTGACTCGATTGAAAAGGTTTTTAATTTTTTTCAAATCTTGGATCTTATATATCGTTCAATTTACAAAAGGAGAAAAACAATGA